One stretch of Cygnus olor isolate bCygOlo1 chromosome 1, bCygOlo1.pri.v2, whole genome shotgun sequence DNA includes these proteins:
- the TAB1 gene encoding TGF-beta-activated kinase 1 and MAP3K7-binding protein 1 produces the protein MAAQRRSLLQSEQQPSWTDDLPSCHLSGVGSAPNRSYSADGKGTEGHPLEDNWLKFRSENNCYLYGVFNGYDGNRVTNFVGQRLSAELLLGQLHADHSDADVRRVLLQAFDVVERSFLESIDDALAEKASLQSQLPEGVPHHQLPPQYQKIVERLKVVEQEISGGAMAIVAVVLNNKLYIANVGTNRALLCKSTVDGLQVTQLNVDHTTENEDELFRFSQLGLDAGKIKQVGTIRGQESTRRIGDYKVKYGYTDIELLSAAKSKPIIAEPEIHGGHSLDGVTGFLVLMSEGLYKALEAAHGPGQANQEIAAMIATEFAKQTSLDAVAQAVVDRVKRIHCDTFASGGERSKFCPRHEDMTLLVRNFGYPLGEMSQPTLTPTQGGRVYPVSVPYSSSQSTSKTSVTLSLVMPSQGQMVNGAHSSSTLDEATPTLTNQSPTVTLQSTNTHTQSSSSSSDGGLFRSRPTHSLQPDEDGRVEPYVDFAEFYRLWNMDHGEQGALTVS, from the exons ATGGCGGCGCAGAGGAGGAGCCTGCTGCAGAGT GAACAGCAGCCCAGTTGGACAGATGACTTGCCATCCTGCCATCTCTCCGGGGTGGGCTCAGCTCCAAACCGCTCCTACAGTGCAGATGGCAAAGGGACAGAGGGTCACCCCTTGGAAGATAACTGGTTAAAATTCAG GAGTGAGAACAACTGCTACCTCTATGGTGTCTTCAATGGTTATGACGGCAACCGAGTCACCAACTTTGTGGGTCAGAGGCTCTCTGCTGAACTGCTGCTGGGCCAGCTTCACGCAGATCACAGTGATGCTGACGTGCGTCGAGTCCTGCTGCAG GCTTTTGATGTGGTAGAAAGAAGCTTCCTGGAGTCCATTGATGATGCTTTGGCAGAGAAGGCCAGCCTGCAGTCCCAGCTACCAGAG GGTGTTCCTCACCACCAGCTGCCTCCTCAGTACCAGAAGATTGTGGAGAGATTGAAGGTTGTAGAGCAGGAGATCTCTGGAGGAGCAATGGCTATCGTCGCTGTTGTTCTCAACAACAAGCTCTATATCGCCAACGTTG GTACCAATCGGGCGCTGTTGTGTAAGTCCACGGTGGATGGGTTGCAGGTGACTCAGCTCAACGTGGACCACACGACAGAGAATGAGGATGAACTCTTTCGCTTCTCCCAGCTGG GTTTGGatgcagggaaaataaaacaagtggGAACTATTCGTGGGCAGGAAAGCACTCGGCGCATTGGAGATTACAAAGTCAAATATGGCTACACTGATATTGAACTACTCAG TGCTGCTAAATCTAAGCCCATCATAGCAGAGCCTGAAATCCACGGAGGGCACTCGCTGGATGGGGTGACTGGCTTCTTGGTGCTTATGTCTGAAGGGCTCTACAAAGCTCTGGAGGCAGCTCACGGGCCTGGGCAGGCCAACCAG GAAATCGCAGCCATGATAGCCACAGAGTTTGCCAAGCAGACTTCGCTGGATGCTGTGGCCCAAGCAGTGGTGGACCGTGTTAAGAGGATCCACTGCGACACTTTTGCCAGCGGTGGGGAACGGTCCAAGTTCTGTCCCCGGCACGAAGACATGACGCTGCTCGTAAGGAACTTTGGGTACCCCTTGGGTGAGATGAGCCAGCCCACGCTAACACCAACACAAG GAGGCCGCGTCTACCCAGTCTCCGTGCCATACTCCAGCTCCCAAAGCACAAGCAAGACAAGTGTCACGCTGTCCCTTGTCATGCCTTCCCAAGGCCAGATGGTCAACGGTGCCCACAGCAGCTCGACTCTGGATGAAGCCACCCCCACCCTCACTAA CCAAAGCCCCACTGTGACTCTCCAGTCTACCAACACCCACacgcagagcagcagctcaagTTCGGATGGGGGTCTCTTCCGCTCCCGACCCACCCACTCACTCCAGCCCGATGAAGACGGGCGCGTAGAGCCCTACGTGGACTTTGCAGAGTTTTACCGGCTTTGGAACATGGACCATGGCGAGCAGGGAGCGCTGACGGTGTCCTAA